In Chloracidobacterium sp., the following proteins share a genomic window:
- a CDS encoding S8 family serine peptidase: MRNTNFARIATTALVWVMLSSTLAFGQAAVKTAPAATAETAKSDNPFAVFLIEVTGTTVDNGYAKEADRVAAILAGKGGKNAVLIDDSGYARDMVVESAAAKLAARSDKRLYRINWNAIFAAAKTEAQMDAMINGILGHVAASQSKTAIYLDDIAGFSTVAPMMGREIAQNLYAALTQGKIQVFSASDLANFRGQIVADARLRAKFEMVRLIEGDNDGFVGDKISPELRELMAGADKNRTVKVILQSDDIENPQLIDVLRKNNINIGGRANALNMLFIDLPLNVAEAVAAVRSAKHLSLDNEVKLLGHVEETTGTSLVRNQSTTVINALGIPVNTPYQLDGTGMTVAVVDSGIYEGHNSFLDNALTDRVIKHMDFTTNNSSGSSSTNRDPYGHGSHVAGLLAGGNGRSGELARYRGIAPNAKLINVRVLNDRGTGTTSALLQGLDWLYTNRSTYNIKVVNMSLGTPAVETWRNDPLCRAARRLVDAGMVVVAAAGNNGKNAQGQKMYGAIHSPGNDPSVITVGATNTFGTDPRTDDGITTFSSRGPTRSFYTDAAGTKVYDHLIKPDVVAPGNKLISAVGRDSEILDANPWLAVYPTNSNNDNLTLMYLSGTSMSTPIVSGTAALLLQANPKLTPNMIKMLLEYTAQPIADANMFEQGAGQLNVEGAVRIAKLVRQDLPNPTPVGTPLLTTNEIPDHTSTIATTRFQWAGGILPNYGTMTGTNLIMQYQGIYGLGIIVGDGIIVGDGIIVGDGIIVGDGIIVGDGIIVSDGAVLPDGAAPNGYQTIRRGSTLYGSNILFGNSPAMTNYFPIADGILVSDGILVGDGIIVGDAAQAMSNSIMANGDNTPGMQ, encoded by the coding sequence ATGAGAAATACGAACTTCGCACGGATCGCGACTACCGCCCTTGTTTGGGTGATGCTGTCGTCAACCCTTGCGTTTGGCCAGGCAGCCGTAAAGACGGCTCCGGCCGCGACCGCTGAGACGGCAAAGAGCGACAATCCATTCGCGGTATTCTTGATCGAGGTTACCGGCACAACGGTCGACAACGGCTATGCCAAAGAGGCCGACCGCGTTGCGGCGATCCTCGCCGGCAAGGGCGGTAAGAACGCCGTCCTGATCGACGATAGTGGCTACGCCCGCGATATGGTCGTCGAGTCAGCGGCTGCGAAACTCGCGGCCCGCAGCGACAAACGCCTGTATCGCATCAATTGGAACGCCATCTTTGCCGCGGCCAAGACCGAAGCCCAGATGGACGCCATGATAAATGGCATCCTCGGCCACGTCGCGGCTTCACAGAGCAAGACCGCGATCTATCTGGACGACATCGCGGGCTTCTCGACCGTCGCACCGATGATGGGCCGCGAGATCGCACAGAATCTCTACGCGGCACTGACTCAGGGCAAGATACAGGTTTTTTCGGCCTCCGATCTAGCGAACTTCCGGGGCCAGATCGTCGCCGACGCAAGGCTTAGGGCGAAGTTCGAGATGGTCCGCTTGATCGAGGGCGACAATGACGGCTTTGTGGGCGACAAGATCTCGCCCGAACTGAGGGAATTGATGGCTGGTGCCGACAAGAATAGGACCGTTAAGGTTATTCTCCAGTCGGATGATATAGAAAATCCGCAGCTCATCGATGTCCTTCGCAAGAACAATATCAACATCGGCGGACGTGCCAACGCCCTAAACATGCTCTTTATCGACCTGCCGCTGAATGTGGCCGAGGCTGTAGCTGCGGTCCGCTCTGCAAAGCATCTGTCGCTCGATAACGAGGTAAAGCTGCTTGGCCACGTTGAGGAGACGACGGGAACATCACTCGTTCGGAATCAGTCAACGACAGTGATCAATGCCCTGGGCATACCGGTAAACACACCCTATCAGCTCGACGGCACGGGCATGACAGTGGCGGTCGTCGATTCGGGCATCTATGAAGGACACAACTCTTTCCTCGACAATGCCCTCACCGACCGCGTGATCAAGCACATGGATTTCACAACGAATAACTCGAGCGGAAGTTCGTCAACGAACCGCGATCCGTACGGCCATGGCTCACATGTCGCAGGTCTGCTCGCAGGCGGGAATGGCCGATCGGGCGAACTAGCACGATACAGGGGTATCGCTCCGAATGCTAAGCTCATCAATGTCCGTGTCCTGAATGATCGCGGAACGGGAACGACGTCTGCCCTGCTGCAGGGGCTCGACTGGCTCTATACGAACAGGTCCACCTACAACATCAAAGTCGTAAACATGAGCCTCGGAACGCCCGCAGTCGAGACCTGGCGCAACGATCCGCTGTGCCGTGCGGCCCGCAGGCTGGTTGACGCAGGCATGGTCGTCGTCGCCGCGGCCGGCAATAACGGTAAGAACGCTCAGGGCCAGAAGATGTACGGCGCCATCCATTCGCCGGGCAATGATCCGTCCGTGATCACGGTCGGGGCGACAAATACCTTTGGCACAGACCCGCGGACTGATGACGGCATCACGACATTTAGCTCACGCGGGCCAACGCGTTCGTTCTATACCGACGCGGCAGGCACAAAGGTCTATGATCACCTGATCAAGCCTGACGTGGTTGCACCCGGAAACAAGTTGATCTCGGCCGTCGGCCGTGACAGCGAGATACTCGACGCAAATCCATGGCTCGCGGTCTATCCGACGAACTCGAACAATGACAATCTCACATTGATGTACCTCTCGGGCACCTCGATGTCTACACCGATCGTGTCAGGCACGGCCGCCCTGCTCCTGCAGGCAAATCCGAAACTGACGCCGAACATGATCAAGATGCTGCTCGAATATACAGCACAGCCGATCGCCGACGCGAACATGTTTGAGCAGGGCGCGGGACAACTCAATGTTGAGGGTGCGGTCCGCATTGCAAAGCTTGTTCGTCAGGATCTGCCAAATCCGACACCGGTCGGAACGCCCCTTTTGACTACGAACGAGATACCTGACCACACATCGACCATCGCTACAACGCGGTTCCAGTGGGCCGGCGGCATCCTGCCGAATTATGGGACGATGACCGGTACCAACCTGATAATGCAGTACCAGGGCATCTACGGACTCGGCATCATCGTCGGTGACGGCATCATTGTCGGAGACGGTATTATTGTCGGAGACGGTATCATTGTCGGCGACGGCATCATTGTCGGCGACGGTATCATTGTCAGCGACGGCGCCGTGCTGCCTGACGGCGCCGCACCTAATGGGTACCAGACGATTCGCCGGGGCTCAACACTTTACGGATCGAACATCCTATTTGGTAACTCGCCCGCGATGACTAACTATTTCCCGATCGCGGACGGGATACTCGTCAGCGACGGCATACTGGTAGGCGACGGCATCATCGTCGGTGACGCAGCTCAGGCGATGAGCAACTCGATCATGGCAAATGGGGACAATACGCCGGGAATGCAATAG
- a CDS encoding bifunctional diguanylate cyclase/phosphodiesterase gives MLTPSKERSVSLFIAALSPFAVGGLVWAFFGLDPQKIDAGVITLTVLTVFCSCYLKVQLPRVNMHLTISDGLIMLALIVYGGQVALLIAAIETAVAALKIRRQGTPFSAKAILANVQIAVISVFFAAIVTRGIFPIEMIMQRKDTTSFVVMLTVLSMSLFVVNSGLVAVYTSIRKDISFWKVWTGNCFSAVLIYLTGAVVAGIVVEALESVNIFMIAAVVAFFGVIYLTFRRFVEDLKRSIETAKHAERERAEQAEEHVQELKHYVEELERSSEALQESHENFRHAAYHDALTGLPNRNYFLDTLKGLLQGTRDDTESNFAVLLMDLKSFKTINDSLGHSMGDRLIRNVAKRLSSTIREDDMAARFSGDKFGVVLSDLLSRDEATAFADRLARRLSEPYTLDGRQVFTSAKIGIAYGNSKYPEAEDILRDADIAMYYAKENQENYVIFDQKMHVRAVTRLQLETDLRFAIERSEFELYYQPIISLDSATLDGFEALVRWNHPQRGLVPPNEFIPIAESTGLIIPMTVQILHSACSQIVAWQQTFDSAKPLSIAVNLSGKHFGHPALVEQITTVISETGIDPANLKLELTESAVMENAETAILMLKQIKETGVRISIDDFGTGYSSLSYLHRFPIDLLKVDRSFVSAMEENTENGEIVRTVIALAKALNLKVVAEGIESIHQFHQLRVLGCEYGQGYLFSKPLPVADIARLLNDSTRWQNILPSSQAQAIPPPQLEIPPLRLAQ, from the coding sequence ATGTTGACGCCCTCCAAGGAAAGATCCGTCAGCCTGTTTATCGCCGCTCTTTCTCCATTTGCGGTCGGCGGCCTCGTTTGGGCGTTTTTCGGGCTGGATCCGCAAAAGATCGACGCGGGCGTAATCACGTTGACCGTTCTGACCGTGTTTTGCAGCTGCTACCTGAAAGTCCAGCTGCCACGCGTAAACATGCACCTCACGATCTCCGACGGGCTCATAATGCTCGCTTTGATCGTTTACGGCGGCCAGGTGGCGTTGCTCATTGCGGCCATTGAAACGGCGGTCGCTGCCCTCAAGATCAGACGTCAAGGGACACCATTCAGTGCAAAGGCTATACTCGCGAATGTCCAGATTGCTGTGATATCGGTTTTCTTTGCCGCCATCGTAACGCGAGGGATATTCCCGATCGAGATGATCATGCAGCGCAAGGACACCACGAGCTTTGTCGTCATGCTGACGGTGTTGTCAATGTCGTTGTTCGTTGTAAATTCCGGCCTTGTAGCGGTCTATACTTCAATACGAAAGGACATTTCATTCTGGAAGGTCTGGACAGGCAATTGCTTCTCGGCCGTTCTCATCTATCTGACCGGCGCCGTCGTCGCCGGGATCGTTGTCGAAGCTCTCGAGTCGGTCAATATCTTCATGATCGCCGCGGTCGTGGCCTTTTTCGGGGTGATCTACCTTACATTTCGACGGTTTGTTGAGGACCTAAAGCGGAGCATTGAGACGGCAAAACATGCAGAGCGCGAACGTGCCGAGCAGGCCGAGGAGCACGTTCAGGAACTCAAGCACTACGTGGAGGAGCTGGAGCGCAGCAGCGAGGCACTGCAGGAAAGCCACGAGAACTTCAGGCATGCTGCCTACCACGACGCCCTCACCGGATTGCCGAACCGCAACTACTTCCTCGACACGCTAAAGGGACTGCTGCAGGGGACCCGCGATGATACAGAGAGCAATTTTGCTGTCCTTCTTATGGACCTCAAGAGCTTCAAAACGATCAATGACAGCCTCGGCCATTCGATGGGCGATCGTCTGATCAGGAATGTTGCAAAGCGGCTATCGAGCACGATCCGCGAGGACGACATGGCCGCTCGATTCAGCGGCGATAAATTCGGCGTCGTTCTCAGCGACCTGCTAAGCCGCGACGAAGCGACAGCCTTTGCCGACCGCCTCGCGCGCCGCCTGTCAGAGCCATATACGCTTGACGGCCGGCAGGTCTTTACGAGCGCTAAGATCGGTATTGCCTACGGCAACTCGAAATACCCCGAGGCCGAGGACATTCTCCGCGATGCCGATATCGCGATGTATTATGCAAAAGAGAATCAGGAAAACTACGTCATCTTTGACCAGAAGATGCACGTCCGCGCGGTCACACGGCTTCAACTCGAAACCGATCTGAGATTCGCGATCGAACGAAGCGAGTTTGAGTTGTACTACCAGCCGATCATCAGTCTTGATTCTGCAACGCTCGACGGTTTTGAGGCATTGGTCCGATGGAACCATCCGCAGCGTGGGCTGGTGCCGCCGAACGAATTCATACCGATCGCTGAGAGTACCGGCCTCATCATTCCGATGACGGTCCAGATACTTCATTCGGCATGTTCTCAGATCGTCGCATGGCAGCAGACGTTTGACAGTGCAAAGCCATTGAGCATCGCAGTCAACCTGTCCGGCAAGCACTTTGGCCATCCGGCGCTTGTAGAGCAGATAACGACCGTGATCTCGGAAACCGGCATTGACCCCGCGAACCTCAAGCTCGAGCTGACGGAGAGCGCGGTCATGGAAAATGCTGAGACCGCGATCCTCATGCTCAAACAGATCAAGGAAACGGGCGTCCGGATCTCGATCGATGATTTCGGAACGGGTTACTCGAGTTTGAGCTACCTGCACCGCTTCCCGATCGACCTGCTCAAGGTCGACCGCTCATTCGTCTCGGCGATGGAGGAGAATACCGAAAACGGCGAGATCGTCCGCACCGTCATCGCTCTCGCTAAAGCATTGAATCTAAAGGTGGTTGCCGAGGGAATCGAGTCTATACACCAATTTCACCAACTTCGCGTTCTAGGGTGTGAATACGGTCAGGGATATCTCTTCTCAAAGCCATTGCCGGTCGCCGACATTGCTCGGCTGCTCAACGACAGCACCCGTTGGCAGAATATCCTTCCATCATCTCAGGCTCAGGCAATACCGCCGCCGCAGCTCGAAATTCCGCCGCTCAGGCTTGCCCAATAA
- a CDS encoding DUF4878 domain-containing protein has translation MRSLLILMAIALTSLGLIGCGGTTPNANATNTAASNANNPLETTKKQPEETKNNAPTMTPVIKAYCEAWAKSDDAALRKVYSAASLKAFEADMKAEKAKSLVDFLKSDKITGKTCEASNEQITGDRAVVTFKADKYPTGIKLVFVKENGEWKLTNEMPDFDAVKKAQPAPNTNTAK, from the coding sequence ATGAGATCCTTGTTGATACTGATGGCTATTGCCTTGACCTCGCTTGGCCTGATTGGCTGTGGCGGAACGACGCCGAACGCGAACGCGACCAATACGGCTGCAAGCAACGCGAATAATCCGCTTGAGACCACCAAAAAACAGCCGGAAGAGACGAAGAACAATGCCCCTACGATGACACCGGTCATCAAGGCCTATTGCGAAGCCTGGGCGAAGAGCGATGATGCGGCGCTCAGAAAGGTGTATTCGGCGGCTAGCCTTAAGGCATTTGAGGCCGACATGAAAGCAGAAAAGGCCAAGAGCCTTGTTGATTTCCTGAAATCTGACAAGATCACGGGAAAAACATGCGAGGCATCGAATGAGCAGATTACCGGTGATCGAGCCGTAGTGACATTCAAGGCCGACAAGTATCCGACCGGCATCAAGCTCGTTTTTGTCAAGGAAAATGGCGAGTGGAAGCTCACCAACGAGATGCCTGATTTTGATGCCGTTAAGAAGGCACAGCCCGCACCGAATACGAATACAGCGAAATAA
- a CDS encoding acyl-CoA dehydrogenase family protein — protein MEFQLTEEQIALQKTVREFCAGEVAPHIKEWDEKAFFEPSVFTKMAELGLLGVCIPESYGGAGFDYISLGLVCEELEACDTFLRVAMSVHVGLNSLSVYSWGTEEQKQKYLVPQAKGEKIATFGLTEPNAGSDVVGMRSYARRDGDDWILNGEKMWISLADVADHFLFFCWTDQEKQKVRDHSGISCFIVERTMPGFSSGTLHGKLGIKAGNTGYFSLQDVRVPHSNMLGQEGEGFKIAMFSLENGRYTVASGATGVIRASRDASVAYANTREVQGQPIANFQLVKQKIAEMEADYQMAHMLWLKCGWLKNEGLPSAKAASLAKWQATTRSETAASMAIEVHGANGYTNDYPVERYLRNCKAAVIYEGTRDIHTLMQADWALGLKKEKAARVTLPPYRPDAKGIAG, from the coding sequence ATCGAATTTCAATTAACCGAAGAACAAATTGCCCTGCAGAAAACCGTCCGCGAATTTTGCGCTGGCGAGGTAGCACCGCATATCAAGGAATGGGACGAGAAGGCGTTCTTTGAGCCGAGTGTTTTCACCAAGATGGCCGAGCTAGGATTGCTCGGCGTATGCATTCCGGAGTCGTATGGCGGTGCGGGATTTGATTATATCTCGCTTGGTTTGGTGTGCGAGGAACTGGAAGCCTGCGACACATTTTTGCGCGTTGCAATGTCGGTGCATGTTGGGCTCAATAGCCTGAGCGTGTATTCGTGGGGCACCGAGGAACAGAAACAGAAATACCTGGTGCCGCAGGCAAAAGGTGAGAAGATCGCCACGTTTGGCCTTACCGAACCGAATGCGGGCAGCGATGTCGTCGGCATGCGTTCCTACGCACGGCGTGACGGAGATGATTGGATACTGAACGGCGAGAAGATGTGGATCTCGCTGGCCGACGTGGCGGACCATTTCCTGTTCTTTTGCTGGACCGATCAGGAGAAACAAAAAGTGCGCGACCATAGCGGTATCTCGTGCTTTATTGTTGAACGCACGATGCCGGGCTTTTCGAGCGGGACGCTGCATGGCAAGTTGGGCATTAAGGCAGGGAATACGGGCTATTTTTCGCTTCAGGACGTTCGCGTGCCGCATTCGAACATGCTCGGACAGGAAGGTGAAGGATTCAAGATCGCGATGTTCTCGCTCGAGAATGGGCGATACACGGTCGCGAGCGGAGCGACGGGGGTGATACGAGCGAGCCGCGATGCGTCGGTCGCGTATGCGAATACACGCGAAGTGCAGGGGCAGCCGATCGCTAACTTCCAGCTCGTCAAACAGAAGATCGCCGAGATGGAGGCCGACTACCAGATGGCCCACATGCTCTGGCTCAAGTGCGGTTGGCTAAAGAACGAAGGCCTGCCGTCGGCGAAGGCCGCCTCGCTGGCGAAATGGCAGGCGACGACGCGATCTGAAACGGCCGCGTCGATGGCGATCGAGGTGCACGGAGCCAACGGCTATACGAACGACTATCCCGTTGAGCGTTATCTCAGAAATTGCAAGGCCGCCGTCATTTACGAGGGGACGCGTGACATTCACACGCTGATGCAGGCTGATTGGGCACTGGGGCTGAAAAAGGAAAAGGCGGCACGCGTTACGCTGCCGCCATATCGTCCCGACGCGAAAGGCATCGCGGGCTAG
- a CDS encoding type II toxin-antitoxin system VapC family toxin, translated as MIFLDTSFVVAWVNPNDFLHGRAMTVLDRFHDEPWLTTDSVLLEIGNSLSRHFRHEAAEVIETILGDEDATIVTMDADLFFRAFNLYRSRTDKTWGLIDCVSFIVMQDHQCLDALTNDVHFIQAGFRAHLRHAE; from the coding sequence ATGATCTTCCTGGACACCTCGTTTGTGGTCGCTTGGGTTAACCCCAACGATTTCTTGCATGGACGAGCGATGACGGTGCTCGACCGATTTCACGACGAGCCTTGGCTAACAACGGACAGCGTCCTGCTTGAGATCGGCAACTCGCTTTCACGTCACTTTCGACATGAGGCCGCAGAGGTTATCGAAACGATCCTTGGCGATGAAGATGCGACAATAGTCACCATGGACGCCGACCTATTCTTCCGAGCGTTCAACCTGTATCGATCCCGAACTGATAAGACGTGGGGCCTGATCGACTGTGTTTCGTTTATCGTTATGCAGGACCATCAGTGTCTCGACGCTCTGACGAACGATGTCCACTTTATACAGGCAGGGTTTCGGGCTCACCTGCGTCATGCCGAATGA